A stretch of DNA from Paenibacillus albus:
ATCGCATGTGGTTCGATCTCATTATGCTCTAATTTGACGAGAATGTCTTCCATGGGGACAAATTCCGTATTTCGAATCGCAGCGCCTAGACTCGAAGTATTAATGAAGTGTACGCCATTTATTGTGTCGAGTGTATTCTCGATATCTCTTAGCGTTGCGTGCATAAGAACCGTCGTCCGGTTCTGAGACCCTTGTACGTTATCGACAAGCAATCGGGCTTCGCTCCTAATTTCTTCCTCACGTTTATTGGTCATGTGAGCCGCGCCAGATGCGTAGATTTGTCCATTTGGATAAGATAAATCCTGTCCGGCGAGAACGATCTCCTTGCATCCCATGTAGGCAGCTGCCTGAATGCAAAGTCCCGTGCCAGAATGGTTAGGGAAAAAGGCGGGGTCGTCCTGGTTCATTCCGATAATAAATCCGGTAACCAGATCTGAATTATAGAAAGCATGTAAAACATTCGGCCTATTCTCAATAATTCGATATTCAATCTGAGATACACACAACAGAGGAATATTATGTTTGTCAGAACGGCTGAAGAGCTCATACATCGTATCTGTACCATCAACACAAACAATCAAGTGCGGTTCAATCTCATACTTCTTCAACGATTGAATAACCGAACCGGCAGCTATGATAAAAGCATGATTCTTGAGCTTTCGCAGCAGTTCAATATCTGCTTCAAGCGATGGTCCTGCCCCGACGACAACCGCTGTCATATGAGCCAGCTTGTCTTTCATGCCATACAGAGAGGGGGTATCAGCCAATACTGCAGCGTTATTCAACATATTGGTAATCCATTGTTTACTCGTATATATATTCGCTCTCATCGACAAGACGTAGGAATACATCGCCTTGACAACAGTCTCGCGGAAATTAGCCAGTTTATGAGGGTCCAGCTTGTTATATACCGGAATAGACAATACTTCCGTGTCGCCTTTCCCAGATTGGAAGAACCGGTAAAACACATATTCGGTTCGTAGATTATCTGTGCCAACAGCAAGATCCGTAATTTTTGCAGTACCGAATAATTGCTGCAAATCGACTGTTCTCATCGCCGCCAGAAATATTTGTACGTTTGGCTCGATGATAATGATCCGGCGGTCTCGATAAAGCGCTAATATTTGCGTCAGGTGATAACCCAATCCCAAGCCATAGAAAATAAGATTTGATTTATCCTTTAACTTCTCTACCAATGAAGCTGCCCAGCGCTCTGCTTCATGCTGAGGATCATAATCGCTGTATAGATGCACCTTCTTCTGATCGATAGTATATAAGGACAGATTGGGAAACCCGTTCTTGCTATAAATAATTTCGTGGCCGGCATCCTCTTGCTGCATTGCTTCAAGCACAACTTTATGCACTTTCGGATACTTCTTTTCTAGAAAGGCAAGATTCACAACAAGCTGCTGTTCTCTTACCGAATTACTCTCACCCAGTCCAATGGCTAGTTCTTGAAACAAAGAAACTAACTCATATTTTAGATAATCCGCCGCTTGTACGTAGCACTCATCATCAATAAACTGATTTAGCGTTTGAAACTTCTCCGGCATGGTGATTACGAATTTTTGAATGGAAGCATATAACTCGGTATCTTCAGATGCCTCTTCTAAGCGGCACTGAATAAACCCAGCCAACCTATAGACATCGTCCATACCTTGGAGTACGGAGCTAAAGTGTCCCCATGTATGATCCGATACGGTTTCATAGAACATCTCGGAAACATGATGGCACGACTCCGTCAGTTTTGGCAAGAAAAGCTTTAGTTCTTCCACCATTAACTCAAGTTCACTCGTTTGATCAATCATAGGTGCTCACCTTCAGTTCATAATTAACAACGATAAATAGCCTAACGTTACATTCTCCACGCATCACCAATAAATTGAAACTGCAGCATATAGCCGGGAACCGTACGTAATTTCCCATCGTCTTCTCAGTTCCCGTCCATTAATTTCGTCTATCGAACATAATGCCTTCCGCCCCGCCATAATTGGCCTCATAACCTGACTTTTGCCGCTTGAATGAATGAATCCGGTTGATGCCCTCTTCTGCCTCGTCCTTCAGACGCTGCATGCGGTGCATAATAACAGAGTCGTACTTCAATATCTCTCGAACAAGCAATTTCTCTTCCTGAGATAAAACGATATCGCTAACGAGTTTACTCGTTAGCGATTCGCGAAGCTCCACTAGTTGCAGATAACGCTCGTGATCGGAGCTATGAATAGGCTTGCTTAACAATTGTGTTTCGTCCAAAATCTGCTGCAGCAATTTTATCATACGCTTTTTTGTGACTGCGGCACCTGGTTGGATGCTTGAAGCCACGCCTCTTTCAAGTCCAGCAAGTGGTTAAGCACTTCACTCGCCGGTGCTGTATCTTTATTCGTATTCGCTTCTATCAGACGATATAGCATATACTCATAAATCCGAGCTAAATCTTTGGCAATCGGATATTTAAAATCGAGCGCCGCCGTTAGTTCATGGATAATATTTTGAGCTTTGATTAAGTTCCGGTTGGCTTGTTCAATGGTCTTATTCTCAATTGCATCGATTCCTTGTTTGACAAACCGGATAGCTCCATCATAGAGCATAATAATAAGCTTGTTTGGCGATGCTGTCTGAACAGAATTCTGCTGATATTTCTGATGTGGCGTCGTGATCATCGCGGTCTCTCCTTTTTATTGCGCACCGAATAAGCTACTCGACTGTGATTGATAACGATTCATAGCCGTTTCCATGTTAGTGAACATTTGATAATAATTCGTTTCTTCTCTCGTCAACCGCTCATTCATATCATTAATTCTGTCTGCTAAATCCATCAGTTGCGTACCAATGAGGCTTGTTGCAGAGAAGCCCGTATTCGGATCCGTACTATACTTGGACGTACCAGCTTTCTGTGCTAACAGATTAATCGCGGTCAAAGCGCTATTAGACAACCGATTAAACAAACCACTGCTCGTATCTGTCGGTGAGTTCTTAACCGTAGGATCTGTTTCTGTCGATTGGCGAGTAAAGAAACTGATGACTTTATTCGGATCCGCTTCTATCGCCGCACGAAGTTTGCTTTCGTCTGTGAGCATGAGTTTACCTTGCGTCGTCCAATCGCCAGTTGAAATTCCAAACGAGCCCAGCAGGTTAACTTCGACTTCCGTCGTGCTTTGATCGGAATCGTCAATAGCCACCTCCGACTTCGACATATTGACATTTGTCATAACCGTTAACCTCATGTTATTGGCTAATTGCGTCAACGTCGAGTCCCTCAGAAGCAGGCCGCTCTTCGCTTTGCTTTCCCACAGCTTTACTTGATCATCCGACATTTCTTTCTTCTGATCATCCGAAAGCGGCGTATATTTCGGGTAACGATCCTCACCAAGCTTGCCATTAATCGTACTTAACAAGTCGTTATAATCCGTAATAAACGATTTAATCGTATCAACGATTTTGTCTGTGTTGGATACGACGTTAATCGTACTGGCAATTCCATTTGTTTTGCTATTCAACGTAATGTCGATGCCATTCTCTGTGAACCGGTTGCTTGAGCGTGTCGTTGCAATGCCGTTGATCTTTACGTTCGCATCCACTCCGGCTGATACTGCCCCCGTGGTGAAATAGCTTGCAGATGAAGACTGTAAGTTAAAGCTTTCCAGAAGGTTACCTGAAGCATTACCGGCCAACGAAATTGCGCTTGCCGTTTTTGATGTCAGGGACATCTTACCGGTCGCGGCATCAAATGTAGCTGTTACATTGGCAGCCGGATCACTGTTAATTTTAGTAATTAATGAAGAGAGCGTATCTGTATTTTCGTCAAAGCTAATTGACTTGCCATTGATAACAATTGCGTTGGAGGAGTCGTAGGTAATCGTTCCAGCCGCTTTGAGATCGGTAAGTGTTTTGCTCGTATCTACCGGCAATGCACCAGAAGCTGCCATCGAGCTAGAACCGCTTGACAATTTCGCTCCTGCCACTGAGTTTGTAGAACCCAGTCCGAAATTCGTTAGAATATTACCTGCCGAGCCTCCTAGAGTGACCGTGCTCGCCGCTCCAGTAGTTTTCGATGTAATCGACATTCGGCCAGTTACGTTATCCAAATAAACATTAACATTTGCACCTGAGTTGCTGTTGATCTTGGAGATCAATGTGCCAAGCGTGTCCGTGTTCTCATCGAAGCTAATTTGCGTACCATTGATTTCAACGGATTGCGAGTCGTAGTTAAGCACTGGAGGCACACTGTTCTTCAAATCAATAAGCTTGCTATTCATATTCAGCGGTGCGCTGCCAAGGTTTGAACCGCTTGAAATACTCGCTGCCGTAGCTAGGTTATCAACCTCAATACTTAACGCGCCTGCCGGAGCAGTAGAGCCCGCAGTTACAGTTACGGCGGAAGTGTTACCAGAAACACTCGCTTGCTTAGCATCTAACGAAGCACTTGAACTGTAACTTAACAGCTTAGAATTCCGGAACGTAAGCAGCTTAATATTAATGTCGCGATATTGCTCTTGTTGCCATTGTAACGTGGTTGTCTTCTGATTTAGCTTATCAAGCGGAGCTCGTTTCGCTGCCATCAGCTGCTTAACCATAGAATCGATATCCATACCGGAAGCAAATCCTGATATTCTCATTGTTTATTCCTCCTTACACTCTTTCATCTATTAGGATTCCGTTGATTTCCATAAACTTGGCTACTAAATCAAGTGTTTTCTCTGGCGGAATTTCACGCAACAATTCCCCAGTTTCTTTGTTCAACACTTTTATGGTAATCGTATTCGTTGCTTTGTGTACGGACATTTTAAAAGAGGTATCCGGTCCCTTAATAACATTAAGCGCATGCTCAATATTCTTGACGAGTTGCTCGTCACCAACCGTAACCCTTGTGCCACTGAGCTCTGCTTTCGTCAGATCCTTCACGGAATTAATTAAATCCAAGTCCGTTGACCTGGTTTGGGATTGAGCACTTTCACTGTGATTAGAATAACTGGATGCCGCTTTAGCTGATTGAATATTCAACGTCATTGATTACACCCCGATTCGAAATAGTTATTACTGAATATATCGGATTTTGAACGTTTGTTTATTAGATCACGCAATAATATATACAAAAAAGAGACCTTGATAAATCAAGGTCTCTTCTTGGTTTAAGCGAATTAACGGAGCAAGGAAAGAACGCCTTGCGGTTGCGAGTTAGCTTGAGCCAGCATCGCTTGGGAAGCTTGAAGAAGAATGTTATTCTTCGTGAGGTTAACCATTTCAGCAGCCATGTCAGTATCACGGATACGGGACTCGGATGCAGACAGGTTCTCAACTGTTGTGCCCAAGTTGTTCGAAGTGTACTCAAGACGGTTTTGCTTAGCACCAAGCTTAGCGCGCTCAGTCGATACGTTCTTGATAGCTATGGAAACCGAACCAAGAGTAGCAGCACTCGTCAAACCTTTGATACCACTTGTTGCGATACCAGAGATTGTGATTTTTGGTTTTGATCATCGGATTGGATTGTTGCACCGGAAGTAATCTTGATTCCGTTGAACGTAGTGTCCTTGATGATGTTGTCGATTTGTGTACCAAGTTCACCTAGCTCAACTTTAATGTTCGTTTTGTCTGTGGCAGAGTAAGTACCGTTCGCTTGCTGAACGTTCAACTCTTTCATACGAACGAGCATTCCGCTGATTTCGTTCATTGCACCCTCTGCAGTTTGAACGTAGGAGATACCGTCTTGAACGTTACGTTGAGCTTGCTCAAGACCACGGATTTGACCGCGCATTTTTTCGGAAACCGCAAGACCTGCAGCATCGTCAGCAGCACGGTTGATACGAAGACCGGAAGAGAGCTTCTCCATCGATTTGCCTGCAGCCGTGTTGTTCAAAGTCATGTTACGGTGAGTGTTTTGCGCTGTAAGGTTGTGATTAATACGCATTTGTAATTTCCTC
This window harbors:
- a CDS encoding motility associated factor glycosyltransferase family protein, which produces MIDQTSELELMVEELKLFLPKLTESCHHVSEMFYETVSDHTWGHFSSVLQGMDDVYRLAGFIQCRLEEASEDTELYASIQKFVITMPEKFQTLNQFIDDECYVQAADYLKYELVSLFQELAIGLGESNSVREQQLVVNLAFLEKKYPKVHKVVLEAMQQEDAGHEIIYSKNGFPNLSLYTIDQKKVHLYSDYDPQHEAERWAASLVEKLKDKSNLIFYGLGLGYHLTQILALYRDRRIIIIEPNVQIFLAAMRTVDLQQLFGTAKITDLAVGTDNLRTEYVFYRFFQSGKGDTEVLSIPVYNKLDPHKLANFRETVVKAMYSYVLSMRANIYTSKQWITNMLNNAAVLADTPSLYGMKDKLAHMTAVVVGAGPSLEADIELLRKLKNHAFIIAAGSVIQSLKKYEIEPHLIVCVDGTDTMYELFSRSDKHNIPLLCVSQIEYRIIENRPNVLHAFYNSDLVTGFIIGMNQDDPAFFPNHSGTGLCIQAAAYMGCKEIVLAGQDLSYPNGQIYASGAAHMTNKREEEIRSEARLLVDNVQGSQNRTTVLMHATLRDIENTLDTINGVHFINTSSLGAAIRNTEFVPMEDILVKLEHNEIEPHAINELFHTHLRPYDAERKKLMIDRLAMLQTGLVRMGENLEQLESKLNLLPAMDEVEQGISMEEIEDIWGPMVDDVTFVALLETLMKIELLTLDRNMPELVEETNVSKKAAHFHKTLLPFVEAAQTKLPFLEERVREGIERFQARIQNPIEVFS
- the fliS gene encoding flagellar export chaperone FliS, whose protein sequence is MITTPHQKYQQNSVQTASPNKLIIMLYDGAIRFVKQGIDAIENKTIEQANRNLIKAQNIIHELTAALDFKYPIAKDLARIYEYMLYRLIEANTNKDTAPASEVLNHLLDLKEAWLQASNQVPQSQKSV
- the fliD gene encoding flagellar filament capping protein FliD gives rise to the protein MRISGFASGMDIDSMVKQLMAAKRAPLDKLNQKTTTLQWQQEQYRDINIKLLTFRNSKLLSYSSSASLDAKQASVSGNTSAVTVTAGSTAPAGALSIEVDNLATAASISSGSNLGSAPLNMNSKLIDLKNSVPPVLNYDSQSVEINGTQISFDENTDTLGTLISKINSNSGANVNVYLDNVTGRMSITSKTTGAASTVTLGGSAGNILTNFGLGSTNSVAGAKLSSGSSSMAASGALPVDTSKTLTDLKAAGTITYDSSNAIVINGKSISFDENTDTLSSLITKINSDPAANVTATFDAATGKMSLTSKTASAISLAGNASGNLLESFNLQSSSASYFTTGAVSAGVDANVKINGIATTRSSNRFTENGIDITLNSKTNGIASTINVVSNTDKIVDTIKSFITDYNDLLSTINGKLGEDRYPKYTPLSDDQKKEMSDDQVKLWESKAKSGLLLRDSTLTQLANNMRLTVMTNVNMSKSEVAIDDSDQSTTEVEVNLLGSFGISTGDWTTQGKLMLTDESKLRAAIEADPNKVISFFTRQSTETDPTVKNSPTDTSSGLFNRLSNSALTAINLLAQKAGTSKYSTDPNTGFSATSLIGTQLMDLADRINDMNERLTREETNYYQMFTNMETAMNRYQSQSSSLFGAQ
- a CDS encoding flagellar protein FlaG, with product MTLNIQSAKAASSYSNHSESAQSQTRSTDLDLINSVKDLTKAELSGTRVTVGDEQLVKNIEHALNVIKGPDTSFKMSVHKATNTITIKVLNKETGELLREIPPEKTLDLVAKFMEINGILIDERV